The Portunus trituberculatus isolate SZX2019 chromosome 19, ASM1759143v1, whole genome shotgun sequence genome contains a region encoding:
- the LOC123506028 gene encoding transmembrane protein 184C-like has protein sequence MCGERCRLLCAQWRLWIRPLVFVLYGSIILGLMPYLIYTLIQHDMDGFTIAWLIGGIFVFMAIPITLWEIVQHLINYTKPKLQKHIIRVLWMVPVYALNAWLVLGYPNLAPYLDTARECYEAYVIYNFMMFLLNFLDDEMDLDATMESKPQTSHFFPLCCLKPWRMGREFIHRCKHGILQYTVFHLMTTFIAFVCGQAGVYEEGKLSPKNAFVYLFVVNNLSQFVAMYCLVLFYKAMKRELDPMSPLAKFLCIKAVVFFSFFQGVAIMFLMKAQFMHDIFGINSGDPDVDEDKEREDSSIIQNFLICIEMFIAAVAHHYAFSYKPYVDEEYETGNCCHTFLLIWDISDVRSDLREHVYVVSEGMKRRLTSRGSGWPGGTSSMSHGSNGDEHTRLIDPHSHSGRHYHHRHHHHDAGHGHRYMSTSDSEHDIIIQQGEESDQDDIKAI, from the exons ATGTGTGGGGAGCGCTGCCGCTTGTTGTGTGCCCAGTGGCGGCTGTGGATTAGGCCACTGGTGTTCGTGCTCTATGGCAGCATCATTCTGGGCTTAATGCCATACCTCATATACACTCTG ATTCAACATGACATGGATGGTTTCACCATAGCATGGCTGATTGGTGGAATATTTGTGTTCATGGCCATCCCCATCACACTGTGGGAGATTGTACAGCATCTCATCAACTACACTAAACCCAAGCTACAAAAGCATATCATCAG AGTATTATGGATGGTACCTGTGTATGCTCTTAACGCT TGGCTGGTGCTCGGTTATCCCAACTTAGCCCCATATTTGGACACTGCACGAGAGTGCTATGAGGCTTATGTCATCTATAATTTCATGATGTTTCTGTTAAATTTCCTGGATGATGAAATGGATTTGGATGCCACAATGGAAAGTAAGCCCCAGACAAGTCACTTCTTCCCACTGTGCTGCCTCAAGCCGTGGCGTATGGGAAG GGAGTTTATTCATCGCTGCAAACACGGGATCCTTCAGTACACTGTGTTCCACCTGATGACCACCTTCATTGCCTTTGTGTGTGGCCAGGCTGGAgtgtatgaagaaggaaaactctCTCCCAAGAAT gcatttgtgtatctgtttgtgGTGAACAACCTGTCACAGTTTGTGGCCATGTATTGCCTGGTGCTCTTCTACAAGGCCATGAAGAGGGAGTTGGACCCCATGTCTCCACTGGCAAAGTTTCTCTGCATCAAAGCTGTtgtcttcttctcattctt TCAAGGTGTGGCCATCATGTTTCTGATGAAAGCACAGTTCATGCATGACATTTTTGGCATCAATTCTGGAGACCCTGATGTAGATGAggacaaggagagggaagactCAAGTATTATCCAG AACTTCCTAATCTGCATTGAGATGTTCATAGCAGCAGTGGCACATCACTATGCCTTCTCCTACAAACCTTATGTTGATGAGGAGTATGAGACAGGGAATTGCTGCCACACATTCCTCCTTATCTGGGACATTTCAGACGTACGCTCAGATCTTCGGGAGCATGTCTATGTCGTCA GTGAAGGCATGAAGCGGAGACTAACCTCCCGGGGTTCAGGGTGGCCAGGGGGAACCTCCAGCATGAGCCACGGCAGTAATGGCGATGAACACACAAGACTTATTGATCCCCACTCACACTCcggccgccactaccaccaccgccaccaccaccatgacgcaGGTCATGGCCACCGTTACATGTCCACCTCAGACTCAGAGCATGACATCATCATCCAGCAG GGAGAGGAGTCAGACCAAGATGACATCAAGGCTATCTGA